A region of uncultured Draconibacterium sp. DNA encodes the following proteins:
- a CDS encoding alpha-L-arabinofuranosidase C-terminal domain-containing protein, giving the protein MKKIVKLTFCLMAVLLLSAAAFAQQNALIKIDTDRQIDTIDPNIYSAFVEPIRTVVYGSIYDPESPFADENGFRQDFIDLLKELNVRSVRWPGGNFVSGYNWEDGIGPKDQRPAKMDLAWKQIESNQMGTDEYVKLCSLIGADNFLCVNGGTGTLDDARNWVEYCNGEAGTYYADLRIKYGNEKPFDVKYVGLGNEIDGPWQMGQKSAEDYCKWALEAGKLISLLDEDIKLVASGASLYRPGNDWVDWNDYVLDKMIGKIDYLSVHRYATEALPGGRSNKVFSDHMSLGLDIDEKIEITKALIKKAMVKSESERPVYISFDEYSPGFGGLLSSLMLAQHLNSFIRHADVVKMANITMITNLVGNSPEGDFKNSVFHTFSLYSHNALGTALDVKTICDDYDNEVFKNIPYLDVTAVLNEADNKMIINVVNRHETDVIETNIDLQSGEYAGKATANVINAESIDTRNTKDAQPVQVESEPVSFKGNTLLYSFPAHSFTQIEIPFK; this is encoded by the coding sequence ATGAAAAAAATAGTAAAACTTACCTTTTGTCTGATGGCAGTTCTATTGCTTTCAGCAGCAGCTTTTGCGCAACAAAATGCTCTTATAAAAATCGATACCGATCGTCAGATTGATACTATCGACCCAAACATTTACAGCGCTTTTGTTGAACCGATTCGCACTGTGGTTTACGGAAGTATTTACGATCCTGAATCGCCGTTTGCCGATGAGAACGGCTTCCGTCAGGATTTTATTGATTTGTTAAAAGAATTGAATGTTCGCAGTGTGCGTTGGCCCGGCGGAAATTTTGTTTCGGGCTATAACTGGGAAGACGGAATAGGCCCAAAAGACCAGCGTCCGGCAAAAATGGATCTGGCCTGGAAACAAATAGAAAGCAACCAAATGGGAACTGACGAGTACGTCAAATTGTGCAGCCTGATTGGGGCTGATAATTTCCTTTGTGTAAACGGCGGAACCGGAACCCTCGACGATGCCCGCAATTGGGTGGAATATTGCAACGGCGAAGCCGGAACTTATTACGCCGATTTGCGGATAAAATACGGCAACGAAAAACCTTTCGATGTAAAATATGTGGGTTTGGGTAACGAAATCGACGGACCGTGGCAAATGGGACAGAAAAGCGCCGAAGATTACTGCAAGTGGGCGCTGGAAGCCGGAAAACTAATTAGCCTGCTGGATGAAGACATTAAGCTGGTGGCATCGGGCGCTTCCTTGTACCGCCCCGGAAACGATTGGGTGGACTGGAACGACTATGTATTGGATAAAATGATTGGAAAAATCGATTATTTATCGGTACACCGCTATGCAACCGAAGCACTGCCGGGCGGGCGCTCGAACAAAGTTTTTTCCGATCACATGTCGCTGGGATTGGATATCGACGAAAAAATTGAAATCACAAAGGCACTCATCAAAAAAGCCATGGTGAAATCAGAATCCGAACGTCCGGTTTATATTTCTTTTGATGAATATTCGCCGGGTTTTGGCGGGCTGCTCAGTTCGCTGATGTTGGCGCAGCATTTGAATTCTTTCATCCGTCACGCCGATGTGGTGAAAATGGCCAACATAACCATGATTACCAACCTGGTGGGCAATTCCCCGGAAGGCGATTTCAAAAACTCGGTCTTTCATACTTTTTCGTTGTATTCGCATAATGCATTGGGCACCGCGCTCGATGTAAAAACCATTTGTGATGACTATGACAACGAGGTTTTCAAAAACATTCCTTACCTCGATGTAACAGCTGTACTGAATGAAGCAGATAACAAAATGATAATAAATGTGGTAAACCGCCACGAAACCGATGTCATTGAAACCAACATCGATTTGCAAAGTGGTGAATATGCCGGAAAAGCAACGGCAAACGTGATCAATGCTGAATCGATTGACACCAGAAATACAAAAGATGCGCAGCCTGTTCAGGTAGAATCAGAACCGGTAAGTTTTAAAGGAAATACCTTGTTATACAGTTTCCCGGCGCATTCATTTACACAAATCGAAATTCCTTTTAAATAA
- a CDS encoding glycoside hydrolase family 3 C-terminal domain-containing protein: protein MNSRRSTSLILILFSLFTLAFIPQSQMAKKPIYLNTAYSFKERAIDLVSRMTPEEKQSQLGNTMPPIPRLGVNHYDVWGEALHGIMGRNNNSGMTATSFPNSVAVGATWDPELIKRETKVVSDEARGFNHDLIFTLTYWSPVIEPARDPRWGRTAETFGEDPFLVSEIGKGFIQGLMGDDPTYLKTVPCGKHYFANNTEFNRHSGSSDMDDRDMREFYLLPYRTLIRDYDLPSIMTAYGAVNGVPMSASKYLVDTVARKTYGMDGYVTGDCGAIDDIVRGHHFTESYEEAAALGLKAGVDTDCGGVYQAHALGALEKGMLTQADIDKTLINIFTIRMRLGEFDPTEIVPYAGIKPDIVNDPAHNDLAIEVATKTPVLLKNEVTVQPAEKALPLNTKHIKKIAVLGPQADKVELGDYSGPIEPHLSISPLLGIQNYIKEHNLDIEVVSASSGNTDRNTDFLTMNAFSTVRNGEVVAEFDATKYDDSAPGLIVAARFGRTSIRGVKDGDWTAYDNVDITDVDSIRFNVAASGNGGLLEVRVSSATGNILATQKIEAVQQRGGFPGFARPQNVSVKINTLGITGPQTLVLVYREAESPATDAATLEMAATADVVLVFVGTDQSTGREESDRFAITLPGNQNKLIEAVAAENPNTIVVMQTMGMVEVEPIKNNPNIPGIIWTGYNGQAQGTAMARILFGDVNPGGKLNVTWHKSLNDLPGFNDYTLRGDGSNGRTYWYFDKPVSYEFGYGLSYTAFEYKQFSISKTRLTPNDKVTISVDVKNTGAVDGDEVVQVYVKTPDSPAELERPIKRLKGFKRVTIPAGQTKRVSIDIDCNDLWFWDAEAGKITFDQGSYIFEIGASSKDIKAELEAVMSGEYKPVLTTVVAESDKMILRPGNTAQTSVTAAMSDDSFFDISKAEIEYKSNNPAVVSVDENGKVTATGVGVASVFAYVSIDGVTESSSYPVKVMPDLNPKSILVNGKSIEGFNKEVKAYSYLLKDKTKVPELKATAAGKGITVDIQQAKQIQGTAVVKFIDNITLETNTYYFNFDVEAVSDEFNGAVGSQWQWIRENAATHSLSANDGSLTITSEVGDVSEGTNNAKNILLQSANNDWTAETKLTASRMPSQPENAGILAYQDDDNFVKFMFRAVIKTTRQREPQPGTIDLMMEENGIAKSLASFNLKTEITGDQSLVLKLDKKGSIYTASYSLDGENFEILGTADLAIKDIKTGLMVGDGIITGYMKSTYWFDSDTTKPDSPFDVAFDYFRITNSGLKQ from the coding sequence ATGAATTCTAGACGATCAACATCCCTCATTTTAATACTGTTTTCGCTGTTTACACTGGCTTTTATTCCACAAAGCCAAATGGCAAAGAAACCGATCTACCTCAACACGGCTTACTCGTTTAAAGAGCGTGCCATCGACCTTGTTTCGCGGATGACTCCCGAAGAAAAACAAAGTCAGTTGGGAAATACCATGCCGCCAATTCCGCGGCTTGGTGTAAACCATTACGATGTGTGGGGCGAGGCGCTTCACGGCATTATGGGACGAAACAACAACAGCGGAATGACAGCCACTTCGTTTCCAAACAGTGTGGCCGTGGGCGCAACCTGGGACCCGGAACTCATTAAACGCGAGACAAAAGTAGTTTCGGATGAGGCACGCGGTTTTAACCACGACCTGATTTTTACATTGACCTACTGGTCTCCGGTAATTGAACCGGCCCGCGACCCGCGTTGGGGAAGAACAGCCGAAACTTTTGGCGAAGATCCGTTTTTGGTTTCTGAAATCGGGAAAGGTTTTATTCAGGGCTTAATGGGCGACGACCCAACATACCTTAAAACGGTACCTTGCGGAAAACACTATTTTGCCAACAATACTGAGTTTAACCGGCACTCGGGAAGCTCGGATATGGATGACCGCGATATGCGCGAGTTTTATCTGCTTCCGTACCGGACACTTATCCGCGATTACGATTTACCTTCAATAATGACCGCTTATGGTGCTGTTAACGGCGTTCCCATGTCGGCCAGTAAATATTTGGTGGATACGGTTGCACGTAAAACATACGGAATGGATGGTTACGTTACCGGCGACTGCGGTGCAATTGACGACATAGTACGCGGACATCATTTTACTGAAAGTTATGAGGAAGCAGCGGCGCTGGGTCTAAAAGCGGGCGTTGACACCGACTGTGGCGGCGTGTATCAGGCTCATGCTCTGGGTGCTTTGGAAAAAGGTATGTTGACGCAAGCCGATATCGATAAAACGCTGATCAATATTTTTACCATAAGAATGCGTTTGGGCGAGTTCGATCCAACTGAAATTGTTCCGTATGCAGGTATAAAACCGGATATAGTGAATGATCCGGCTCACAACGATCTGGCCATTGAAGTGGCTACAAAAACACCGGTTCTGCTAAAGAACGAAGTGACGGTTCAACCCGCTGAAAAAGCTTTGCCGCTTAATACCAAACACATCAAAAAAATTGCGGTACTGGGTCCACAGGCCGATAAAGTGGAGCTGGGAGATTACTCGGGGCCAATTGAACCTCATTTGAGTATTTCGCCGCTTTTGGGTATTCAGAATTATATAAAAGAGCATAACCTCGACATTGAAGTGGTTTCTGCATCATCAGGAAATACGGATCGAAACACCGATTTTCTGACCATGAATGCTTTTTCCACCGTGCGTAACGGCGAAGTGGTAGCCGAATTTGATGCTACAAAATACGATGATTCGGCACCCGGATTAATTGTGGCAGCCCGTTTTGGCCGGACCTCAATTCGCGGGGTAAAAGATGGCGACTGGACAGCTTACGACAATGTGGATATTACCGACGTTGATTCCATTCGTTTTAACGTGGCAGCTTCAGGTAACGGTGGTTTGCTTGAAGTGCGTGTTAGCTCGGCTACCGGAAATATTCTGGCAACGCAAAAAATTGAGGCCGTTCAGCAACGCGGTGGATTCCCCGGCTTTGCACGGCCACAAAATGTGTCGGTAAAAATAAATACGCTGGGAATTACCGGGCCGCAAACGTTGGTGCTGGTCTACCGCGAAGCCGAAAGCCCTGCAACCGATGCCGCAACACTTGAAATGGCTGCTACTGCCGATGTGGTGCTGGTTTTTGTGGGTACCGATCAAAGTACCGGTCGCGAAGAGTCCGACCGTTTCGCCATAACCTTACCAGGAAACCAGAATAAACTGATTGAAGCGGTCGCTGCTGAAAATCCAAACACCATTGTAGTGATGCAAACCATGGGAATGGTGGAAGTGGAGCCGATTAAAAACAACCCGAATATTCCGGGAATTATCTGGACCGGTTACAACGGACAGGCACAGGGAACCGCCATGGCTCGCATTTTATTTGGCGATGTAAACCCTGGCGGAAAATTGAATGTTACCTGGCACAAATCCTTAAACGACCTGCCCGGTTTTAACGACTACACCCTGCGTGGCGATGGCTCGAACGGAAGAACGTACTGGTATTTCGACAAACCGGTTTCTTACGAATTTGGTTATGGTTTGTCGTACACTGCTTTTGAGTACAAACAGTTCAGTATCAGCAAAACAAGGCTAACGCCAAATGATAAAGTAACCATAAGTGTCGATGTGAAAAATACAGGCGCAGTTGACGGCGACGAGGTGGTGCAGGTGTATGTGAAAACACCCGACAGTCCGGCAGAATTGGAGCGCCCGATAAAACGTCTGAAAGGATTTAAACGTGTAACCATTCCGGCTGGACAAACAAAACGCGTTTCCATTGATATCGATTGTAACGACCTTTGGTTTTGGGATGCCGAAGCCGGTAAAATTACCTTCGACCAGGGAAGTTATATTTTCGAAATCGGGGCGTCTTCAAAAGATATAAAAGCCGAACTCGAGGCAGTTATGAGCGGCGAATACAAACCGGTGTTAACAACTGTTGTTGCCGAAAGTGACAAGATGATACTTCGCCCGGGAAATACAGCTCAAACAAGTGTAACTGCTGCAATGTCGGACGATAGTTTCTTCGATATTTCGAAAGCTGAAATTGAATACAAAAGCAACAACCCGGCGGTGGTAAGCGTGGATGAAAACGGCAAAGTAACCGCTACCGGAGTGGGTGTAGCATCGGTATTTGCTTATGTAAGCATCGACGGTGTAACCGAATCAAGCAGTTACCCTGTGAAAGTTATGCCCGACCTCAATCCAAAATCAATTTTGGTAAACGGCAAATCCATCGAAGGATTCAATAAAGAGGTAAAAGCATACAGCTATCTGTTAAAAGATAAAACCAAAGTGCCGGAACTGAAAGCAACGGCTGCCGGAAAAGGAATTACTGTTGATATTCAGCAGGCAAAACAAATTCAGGGAACTGCCGTGGTGAAATTCATCGATAACATCACGCTTGAAACCAACACCTACTATTTCAATTTTGATGTGGAAGCAGTGAGCGACGAGTTTAACGGCGCTGTTGGAAGCCAGTGGCAATGGATCAGGGAAAATGCTGCAACACACAGCCTTTCGGCAAACGATGGCAGCCTGACGATTACCAGCGAAGTTGGCGATGTTTCGGAAGGTACTAACAATGCCAAAAACATACTGCTGCAAAGTGCCAATAACGATTGGACCGCGGAAACTAAACTGACGGCTTCACGAATGCCTTCTCAACCTGAAAATGCCGGAATTCTGGCTTACCAGGACGATGATAATTTTGTGAAATTCATGTTCCGGGCGGTTATAAAAACCACACGTCAAAGAGAGCCGCAACCCGGTACCATCGATTTGATGATGGAAGAAAATGGCATTGCAAAATCGCTGGCTTCTTTCAACCTGAAAACCGAAATTACCGGCGACCAGTCTTTGGTACTCAAACTCGATAAAAAAGGAAGCATTTACACCGCTTCGTATTCCTTGGATGGCGAAAATTTCGAAATTCTGGGTACAGCAGATCTGGCAATAAAAGACATAAAAACAGGCTTAATGGTAGGCGACGGAATTATTACCGGATATATGAAAAGCACTTACTGGTTTGATTCCGACACAACAAAACCGGATTCGCCGTTTGATGTGGCTTTCGATTATTTCCGGATAACAAATAGTGGACTAAAACAATAA
- a CDS encoding glycoside hydrolase family 3 C-terminal domain-containing protein, whose amino-acid sequence MFNKNDKFIKRSLVVFAGVLAIGLFMALKPADDKTVVSKMPIYLNTAYSFEERAADLVSRLTLEEKQSLLGNNMAPVPRLGVKAYNTWSEALHGVLGFADPGAGIQGPTSFPNSVALGSAWDPELIQREARAISDEARAINATGTKGLTYWSPVVEPIRDPRWGRTGESYGEDPFLVSQISAGFVRGLMGDDPNYLKTVPSAKHYLANNSEFDRHVSSSNMDSRDMREFYLAPYKKLIEEDDLPSIMSSYNAVNGVPTSASPYYLDTIARRTYGMKGYITGDCAAIEDIYTGHYYVETGEEATAEGLKAGVDSDCGNGYQRSTIDAYNQGLISMADIDRALLNIFTIRMRTGEFDPPSQVPYALFPPTTVNSEAHRQLAKEIATKTPVLMKNDVLAATNRQALPLFPKELSKIALIGPQADEVELGPYSGRPEADNMISPLKGIEKYLEEKGYDTEVVHSSGGNTLSKSNLLYVANFELYKSNGSVSKHDATKYSAASAGITVGSGMGETVQVRTIDDGSWTAYENIDLADVDSMGIVVNIPTEGGIIEVRVGSPDGNMVATLNATVASGKRAGGVYGGGSMMKMKVNKLGVTEAQTLYFCYSAPNDAPIDEATIETAKNADVAVVFVGTDEKTATEEADRLTLLLPGNQVDLIKAVAAVNPYTIVVMQTLGCVEVEEFKHLQNIPGIIWVGYNGQAQGDAIASILFGDANPGGKLNATWYKSLNDLPPITDYTLRGGANKNGRTLWYFDKDVSYEFGYGLSYTTFEYSNFRISKDQITPNDKITISVDVKNTGIYDGDEVVQVYMTTPESPAELERPIKRLKGFQRVTIPLGQTKTVDIDINCADLWFWDMEADKISYDQGKYVFEIGTSSKDIKGTVSATMSGKANTEIKTVVADCGTVVLRKGESAQTSVTAAMTDDSFYDISKAQVVYSSNNPLVAEVDKNGKVMATGTGVATIFAHVTVDGKTKSDGFPVKVMPDLKAASIKVNNKAVKGFSPEMTQYSYLMKNSSDKAPVVEVSANDVNVEVAIEQADGVPGTASIALIDHITFDRNEYAVNFGLASESDEFKAAELGKQWNIVRGNEENLSLTKQAGSLVITSAKGGIAGESNDAENMILQSANTDWTIETKIVCSRKPTGFSENAGLLAYQDDDNFVKLVYKASFGRRGFGRGAGEQPGAVELSVEYGGDEKSAVNISIDGIIKDNNTLLLKLVKKGDTYTAFCSADGKKYEEVGTARVVLKNIQAGMLVCDGVMPARMARFSRFMQQGNQQKSPFDVAFEYFRIDNSGLK is encoded by the coding sequence ATGTTTAATAAGAACGACAAATTCATAAAAAGAAGCCTGGTTGTTTTTGCGGGAGTTTTAGCCATTGGACTATTTATGGCCTTAAAACCTGCTGATGATAAAACAGTGGTTTCTAAAATGCCAATCTACCTGAATACGGCATATTCGTTTGAGGAACGTGCCGCAGATCTAGTTTCGAGGCTGACACTGGAAGAAAAACAAAGCCTGCTGGGAAACAATATGGCGCCCGTACCAAGGTTGGGCGTAAAGGCCTATAATACCTGGAGTGAAGCACTACACGGTGTGTTGGGTTTTGCTGATCCCGGTGCCGGAATTCAGGGGCCGACATCCTTTCCCAATAGTGTGGCGCTGGGTTCTGCCTGGGATCCCGAGCTAATCCAGCGAGAGGCTAGAGCCATTTCTGACGAAGCCCGTGCAATTAATGCCACCGGAACAAAAGGACTTACTTATTGGTCGCCGGTGGTTGAACCGATCCGTGATCCTAGATGGGGAAGAACAGGTGAATCGTATGGCGAAGATCCGTTTTTGGTGTCACAAATTTCAGCGGGTTTTGTTCGAGGTTTGATGGGGGATGACCCGAATTACCTGAAAACCGTGCCAAGTGCCAAGCATTACCTGGCCAACAACAGCGAATTCGACCGACACGTAAGCAGCTCGAACATGGACAGCCGCGATATGCGCGAATTCTACCTGGCTCCCTACAAAAAACTGATTGAAGAGGACGATTTACCTTCCATTATGTCGTCGTACAACGCGGTAAACGGAGTGCCAACTTCGGCCAGCCCGTATTATCTGGATACGATTGCCCGCAGAACTTATGGAATGAAAGGTTACATTACCGGTGATTGCGCTGCTATTGAAGACATTTATACCGGTCACTATTATGTTGAAACCGGAGAAGAGGCAACTGCAGAGGGCTTAAAAGCCGGTGTTGATTCCGATTGTGGGAATGGCTATCAACGCAGTACCATCGATGCGTATAATCAAGGCCTGATTTCGATGGCCGATATCGACCGGGCACTGCTAAACATTTTTACTATTAGGATGAGAACCGGGGAGTTTGATCCGCCGTCACAGGTTCCGTATGCGCTGTTCCCGCCAACAACCGTTAACTCGGAGGCGCACCGACAGCTGGCAAAAGAAATTGCCACAAAAACTCCGGTGTTGATGAAGAACGATGTGTTGGCAGCAACCAATAGGCAGGCGCTTCCATTATTCCCAAAAGAGTTAAGTAAAATTGCTCTGATCGGGCCACAGGCCGACGAAGTGGAACTCGGCCCTTATTCCGGACGACCGGAAGCCGATAATATGATTTCTCCGCTTAAAGGAATTGAAAAATACCTGGAAGAAAAAGGATATGATACCGAGGTGGTGCACAGTTCAGGAGGAAATACTTTAAGTAAAAGTAACCTGTTGTATGTGGCAAATTTTGAGCTTTATAAAAGTAACGGTTCAGTTAGTAAACATGATGCTACAAAATACTCTGCAGCCTCGGCAGGAATAACCGTGGGCTCAGGAATGGGCGAAACGGTGCAGGTGAGAACCATTGACGATGGCTCGTGGACAGCCTACGAAAACATTGATCTGGCGGATGTCGACAGCATGGGAATTGTGGTGAATATTCCAACAGAAGGTGGAATTATTGAAGTTAGAGTAGGTTCGCCCGACGGAAACATGGTGGCTACTTTAAACGCTACCGTTGCTTCAGGAAAACGCGCGGGAGGTGTATATGGCGGTGGAAGCATGATGAAAATGAAAGTGAATAAACTCGGTGTTACCGAAGCACAAACCTTGTATTTCTGTTACTCAGCACCCAACGATGCTCCGATTGATGAAGCAACCATTGAAACGGCTAAAAATGCCGATGTGGCTGTGGTATTTGTTGGTACCGATGAAAAAACCGCTACGGAAGAGGCCGACCGTCTTACGCTGTTGCTTCCGGGTAACCAGGTTGATCTGATTAAAGCGGTGGCAGCCGTAAATCCGTATACCATTGTAGTAATGCAAACGCTGGGATGTGTGGAAGTAGAGGAATTCAAGCACCTGCAAAACATTCCCGGAATTATCTGGGTAGGCTACAACGGACAGGCGCAGGGCGATGCCATTGCAAGCATTTTGTTTGGCGATGCCAATCCAGGAGGAAAACTCAATGCGACCTGGTACAAATCGTTGAACGATCTTCCGCCAATAACCGATTATACACTTCGCGGTGGAGCCAACAAAAATGGCCGGACATTGTGGTATTTTGATAAAGATGTTTCTTACGAATTCGGATACGGATTGTCGTATACCACGTTTGAATACAGTAATTTCAGGATCAGCAAAGACCAAATCACACCAAACGATAAAATTACGATCAGCGTTGATGTGAAAAATACCGGGATTTACGATGGCGACGAAGTAGTGCAGGTTTACATGACCACTCCTGAAAGTCCCGCAGAACTGGAGCGCCCGATCAAACGACTGAAAGGATTTCAGCGTGTTACCATTCCGTTAGGGCAGACCAAGACTGTTGACATCGACATTAACTGCGCCGACCTTTGGTTTTGGGATATGGAAGCGGATAAAATTTCCTATGATCAGGGAAAATATGTATTCGAAATCGGAACATCTTCAAAAGATATAAAGGGAACAGTAAGTGCCACAATGAGTGGTAAAGCGAATACCGAAATAAAAACCGTTGTTGCCGATTGTGGCACTGTGGTACTCCGAAAAGGCGAGAGCGCACAAACCAGTGTTACCGCGGCTATGACCGACGACAGTTTCTACGACATTTCGAAGGCTCAGGTAGTTTACAGCTCCAATAATCCGCTTGTTGCTGAAGTAGACAAAAACGGAAAAGTTATGGCAACAGGAACCGGCGTTGCTACCATCTTCGCGCATGTTACGGTTGACGGAAAAACAAAATCCGACGGTTTCCCCGTAAAAGTTATGCCCGATCTGAAAGCGGCATCAATAAAAGTAAACAACAAAGCGGTGAAAGGATTCAGCCCGGAGATGACTCAGTACAGTTACCTGATGAAAAATAGTTCTGACAAGGCACCTGTGGTTGAGGTCTCGGCAAACGATGTAAATGTTGAAGTGGCAATTGAGCAGGCCGATGGCGTGCCGGGAACCGCATCCATTGCACTGATCGATCACATTACTTTTGATAGAAATGAATATGCCGTGAATTTTGGCCTGGCCTCAGAAAGCGACGAATTTAAAGCTGCAGAATTGGGTAAGCAGTGGAATATTGTTCGCGGGAATGAGGAAAACCTGAGCTTAACAAAACAAGCAGGCTCGCTGGTGATTACCAGTGCCAAAGGGGGTATTGCAGGCGAAAGTAACGATGCAGAAAACATGATTTTGCAGAGTGCCAACACCGACTGGACCATCGAAACTAAAATTGTGTGCTCGCGAAAACCAACGGGATTTTCTGAAAATGCAGGTTTGCTTGCCTATCAGGACGACGACAATTTTGTGAAACTGGTGTACAAGGCAAGTTTTGGCAGAAGAGGATTTGGCCGCGGGGCAGGAGAGCAACCCGGTGCAGTTGAACTCTCGGTTGAATATGGCGGCGATGAGAAATCCGCAGTGAACATCAGCATAGATGGAATCATAAAAGACAACAATACGCTGCTACTGAAACTGGTGAAAAAAGGAGATACTTACACCGCTTTCTGCTCAGCTGACGGAAAAAAATATGAAGAAGTTGGAACTGCCAGGGTTGTCCTGAAAAATATTCAGGCTGGAATGTTAGTATGCGACGGTGTAATGCCTGCCCGCATGGCACGATTCAGCAGGTTTATGCAGCAAGGCAATCAGCAAAAGTCACCTTTTGATGTGGCATTTGAATATTTCAGAATTGATAACAGCGGATTAAAATAA
- a CDS encoding alpha/beta hydrolase-fold protein gives MMSKILNVFVILLMASGICSAQSSSEVIEDFKPSSVNQPGKEYPMVNSEGRVRVQISAPEAKKVQLDISAVKYDLVKDENGVWTGESAPQDVGFHYYQLWVDGAAVPDPNSLYFYGASRWGSGIEIPSDDQDIFALKDVPHGDLREVHYYSKSSDKVRRAYIYTPPGYQKDQSKSYPVLYLQHGMGENETGWGSQGHTGLIMDNLIAEGKALPFIIVMENSSVNFERPRGPRPERGAQADSTQRRRGGPMGGFDFSADFKKVLINDLIPYVEANYRVIADPAHRAMAGLSMGGMQTRLITLANPEVFSQVGMFSGGSISPEDIENSPAFKENVKLLFVSYGSHELDNRRMGFGGDPKANTEALKAAGMNTHFYVSPGTAHEWHSWRRSLYQFAQLVFKN, from the coding sequence ATGATGTCTAAAATTCTAAACGTATTCGTTATTCTTTTGATGGCCAGCGGGATTTGCTCGGCACAATCATCATCAGAAGTCATAGAGGACTTCAAACCCTCTTCAGTAAATCAACCCGGAAAGGAATACCCGATGGTAAATTCCGAAGGACGGGTTCGTGTTCAAATTTCGGCGCCTGAAGCTAAAAAAGTTCAGCTTGATATTAGTGCCGTAAAATATGATTTGGTAAAAGATGAAAACGGAGTGTGGACCGGCGAATCGGCACCACAGGATGTCGGTTTTCATTACTATCAGTTGTGGGTTGACGGAGCTGCGGTTCCCGATCCAAACAGCCTGTATTTTTACGGAGCGAGTCGTTGGGGGAGCGGTATTGAAATTCCTTCTGACGATCAGGATATTTTTGCCCTAAAAGATGTTCCTCATGGCGATTTGCGCGAGGTACACTACTATTCTAAATCATCGGATAAAGTGCGTCGTGCATATATTTACACGCCTCCCGGCTACCAAAAAGATCAGTCGAAAAGTTATCCGGTTCTTTACCTGCAACACGGTATGGGCGAGAACGAAACCGGCTGGGGAAGCCAGGGACATACCGGATTGATTATGGATAATTTAATTGCCGAAGGAAAAGCGCTTCCGTTTATCATTGTAATGGAAAACAGCAGCGTAAATTTTGAAAGACCACGCGGGCCGCGTCCTGAAAGAGGTGCACAGGCCGATTCAACACAAAGAAGACGTGGTGGACCGATGGGCGGTTTTGATTTTTCTGCCGATTTCAAAAAAGTTCTTATTAACGACCTGATCCCTTATGTGGAAGCTAACTACCGTGTTATTGCCGACCCTGCTCACCGTGCTATGGCCGGATTATCAATGGGAGGTATGCAAACACGTTTGATTACTTTGGCCAATCCCGAAGTGTTTTCGCAGGTTGGTATGTTTAGTGGCGGAAGCATTAGCCCTGAAGATATTGAAAATTCACCTGCTTTTAAGGAGAATGTAAAACTGTTGTTTGTGAGTTACGGAAGCCATGAACTCGATAACCGCAGAATGGGTTTTGGCGGCGATCCGAAAGCCAACACCGAAGCATTAAAAGCAGCCGGTATGAACACCCATTTTTATGTGTCGCCCGGAACCGCACACGAATGGCACTCATGGCGTCGCAGCCTTTATCAGTTTGCTCAACTGGTATTTAAAAACTAA